One Papaver somniferum cultivar HN1 chromosome 10, ASM357369v1, whole genome shotgun sequence genomic window carries:
- the LOC113315805 gene encoding histone-lysine N-methyltransferase SETD1B-like: MSNQEHNQGNEEEIVEAPPAEEEEANEDDNDDGEGDDEDGDKDGDNEDESGEEEEDSGEEEEEEEQAKGVKKKPRKTLKNPCARYAYIPDDNLCLPPKNPTYGLPVTGTSVRDVYDPSMSYELLEKLVEKCLGWNDVKAQCEVKRAAKEPEEGDEYS, translated from the exons atgagcaatcaagaacataatcaaggaaATGAGGAAGAGATTGTGGAAGCTCCGccagctgaagaagaagaagcaaatgAGGATGACAATGATGACGGTGAAGGAGATGACgaagatggagataaggatggAGATAATGAAGATGAATCGGGTGAAGAGGAGGAGGACTCGggtgaagaggaagaggaagaggaacaagcCAAGGGAGTTAAGAAAAAACCTAGAAAGACGCTTAAAAATCCTTGTGCTAGATATGCATACATTCCTGATGACAATTTGTGTTTGCCGCCAaagaacccaacttatg GCCTACCAGTTACGGGTACAAGTGTTCGAGATGTCTACgatccctcgatgagttatgaacTTCTTGAAAAGTTGGTGGAAAAGTGTCTAGGATGGAATGATGTCAAGGCACAATGTGAGGTTAAACGAGCTGCAAAAGAGCCCGAGGAAGGTGATGAGTATAGTTAG
- the LOC113319500 gene encoding vicilin-like antimicrobial peptides 2-2, protein MIKTKLTLLVFLVSLIFLVSTSFSLGYENVDPLREFEECRARCELQRGRTPREQQQLCEERCEEKLRERQGRDELNTRTDPQREYQQCESKCEKYERGQQRQCHQRCVQRRREMGREREEREREQRDETSPKKEYDRCISQCERQRAGGVRRLQDCERKCEERREEQERQRGHGNRDWRGRGEEQEEQQENNPYHFSEQHFSTPVRTSEGHVRLLQKFTEKSELLRGLENYRVAFLEANPNTFIVPNHQDADTLFFVVRGRGSITMVRQEDKETHNLERGDVMRVPAGTVVYLINKDNNEKLILAKLLQTIFTPGHVGVFFGPGGEDPESYYSSFSDELLQAAFNTNAERLQRLFGQQRRGAIVKASVEQIRALSPHSRWPFGSESNGPYNILHHHPMHSNNYGQLYQVTSNQYRQLENLDVALTFANITSGGMAGPYYNSRATKIAVVVEGNGYFEMACPHLSSSSSGSTGRSSGRYQKVRAKLSRGDVIVAPAGHPIAAVASGDQNLQILCFEINARNSEKVLLAGRNNVFNQIERQAKEMAFNIPAREVEEILNNQEETFFFPGPNKRQERGRAVA, encoded by the exons ATGATCAAAACTAAGCTCACTTTACTTGTTTTCCTCGTCTCTCTAATCTTTCTTGTCTCTACAAGTTTTTCACTTGGTTATGAAAATGTAGATCCACTAAGAGAGTTTGAAGAATGTAGAGCACGTTGTGAGTTACAAAGAGGAAGAActccaagggaacaacaacaatTATGTGAAGAAAGATGTGAAGAAAAACTAAGAGAAAGACAAGGAAGAGATGAACTCAATACTCGCACTGATCCTCAACGAGAGTATCAACAATGTGAGAGTAAGTGTGAGAAGTATGAGAGAGGACAACAACGACAATGTCACCAGCGTTGTGTGCAAAGACGTAGAGAGATGGGGCGAGAAAGAGAAGAGCGGGAAAGAGAACAAAGAGATGAAACTAGTCCTAAGAAAGAATACGACCGATGCATTAGCCAGTGCGAACGACAGAGGGCTGGAGGTGTACGACGTCTGCAAGACTGTGAGCGAAAATGtgaagagagaagagaagaacaagagAGACAAAGAGGACATGGTAATAGAGATtggagaggtagaggagaagaacaagaagagcaACAAGAAAATAACCCTTACCATTTCAGTGAGCAACACTTCAGTACTCCAGTTAGGACTTCAGAAGGTCATGTTAGGTTACTTCAGAAATTCACAGAAAAATCTGAGTTACTAAGAGGTCTCGAGAACTATCGTGTTGCTTTCTTAGAAGCTAACCCAAATACCTTCATCGTTCCGAACCATCAGGATGCCGACACTCTTTTCTTTGTTGTTAGAG GGCGGGGATCTATCACCATGGTGCGTCAAGAGGATAAGGAAACGCACAATCTTGAACGTGGAGATGTAATGAGGGTTCCAGCAGGAACTGTAGTGTATTTGATTAACAAAGACAACAATGAGAAGCTAATTCTTGCTAAGCTCCTTCAGACAATTTTCACTCCTGGCCATGTTGGG GTGTTCTTTGGCCCTGGAGGCGAGGACCCCGAATCATATTACAGCAGCTTCAGCGATGAACTTCTCCAGGCAGCCTTCAAT ACTAATGCGGAGAGGCTACagaggttgtttggacaacagaGGAGAGGAGCCATCGTGAAGGCATCTGTAGAACAGATTAGAGCTTTAAGCCCTCACAGCCGCTGGCCTTTTGGTAGCGAATCAAATGGACCTTATAACATTCTCCACCATCATCCAATGCACTCTAACAACTACGGACAGCTATATCAAGTTACCTCTAACCAATACAGACAGTTGGAAAACCTCGACGTCGCCCTCACTTTCGCCAACATTACAAGT GGAGGAATGGCTGGTCCATACTACAACTCTAGGGCAACAAAGATTGCTGTGGTGGTCGAAGGCAACGGATACTTTGAGATGGCATGTCCTCacttgtcttcatcttcttctggtTCCACTGGAAGAAGCAGTGGAAGGTATCAGAAAGTAAGGGCAAAATTGTCACGAGGTGATGTGATCGTCGCTCCAGCTGGACACCCAATTGCGGCCGTTGCTTCGGGTGATCAAAATCTGCAGATATTATGCTTCGAGATCAATGCAAGGAACAGTGAGAAGGTTCTACTTGCAGGACGGAACAATGTCTTCAACCAGATCGAGAGACAAGCCAAAGAAATGGCTTTCAATATACCAgcaagagaagtggaagagatTTTGAATAACCAAGAGGAGACTTTTTTCTTCCCTGGTCCAAACAAACGTCAGGAACGGGGTCGCGCTGTCGCATGA